In Mustela lutreola isolate mMusLut2 chromosome 4, mMusLut2.pri, whole genome shotgun sequence, the genomic stretch GGGTGGTGGTTGGGGTCTTCATACAGTTCAGCCTCTGGAATGGCAACAAATCAGCCAATTGGGATTAGAAACGAAGACTGTGTAAAACTTACCCATCACACTTTGAGATTACTCACTGGTTGGAAGATAGTATTGATGCAAATCCTGTTTGAAACAGATGTGGGCCTCCTTTTTGGGTCTTGTGTTAGGTGCCAAGACCTCTTTACATGGGCGTATAGGGAGGgggtcttcaataaatggtagtcaGCACTGTGTTCTGCATCCAGTGTGGTTGCATTTCTCATCTGATAGTAATCAAAATCATTTGTCATCCTCTTTGGCTTATTGAATGAAATGTCTTTCATTCTTTGGGGACATGTTAGAAATGAGAAAGATTGCGTAGGTTTCAGAGGCTTCAAGGTAGAGATTCCAAGTGGGATGATTGTGGCATAGTTTTAAGCTgaataaatgattttaatttggGGCGGTTTTTCTGCTCTTTGTAAAGCCATGACCAGTTGTCTCTTGTAGTGACCATTGGTTCAGGCATGTTGTGCTTTTGTAGGGACAAATGTGCAGTTGTTTGTGGCAAAAGCTTAAAAATGGCAAACTTgtaaatttttgtatataaacTAGCTGTAACCTGACTGTCTTTTGTGTTcactgtttttgtaatttttttccttttgaaaaatgaaagggTGTGGTTCAGGATGGCACTTTGAATAATGTAAATCAGTGGAAGAtggattttctttacttttcccccttttttttttttttaagaagttgtaTTATTTTTGAAGTGCCTCCCACCTAGGGCTAGGCCATGACCACTTTGGGTACGAGCCTAACTTCATGGGACTCAATCTTTTGCAACGTGCAGTCACTTCTGGAAATTAACCTCGATGCAGGTCAGCATGTGAAATGTTAGTTTTGACATCTGTCAAGAAGGGTTCAGGGACTGATGGGTCCCATTTGCCCTGAGatcagttgtcttttaatttcaaGACCTGTTACAACTGGTTTTATTAAATCAGAGTCTTTAATTCTTGCatgtttttatctaatttttaaacaaatgagcaCACTTTAACCAGTGACTTAGAGGCTACCCCCTTTTTCCCTCTTTAACCACAGATTATGAAAGCtccatgtattttaatttagGTTTGGTGTTTTTAGGGGTTCTGAGCATGAGGCTAGCAGGTAATCTCTGCAGGATTCATTTTTTCATCATGGCTGGCTGACTTCCATAAATTCAGAACAGGATTTTGTTATCTTGTTTCCCTGCAGTTTTGTTATCAGCTGTTTTACTTTGAGCTGAGGTGGGAGGGGCAAGGAGAAGGAAACTTGAAACATCTTCCTTCATGAAGTTCATCGGTGTGGGCTTTTGAGACTTAAGGCATCATACCTAGTGGTATCTAGTGACTTTGAACCAGGGCCTGTGAGTGTTCACTGAATGGTAAGAtgaagggagggggaagaaggagacCTTCATTTTCAGGGTGGAAACCTTTAATTGATAGAAGGGTATGATGTTGGAAAGCTGGAACcaagtttgcattttaaagggTTAAGGGAAGATACTGTTTAAAACAGCTTAGTGCCACTTGGTTGTCTCTTTAAGTACATTTTGTATGCTAGTACACAATTGTATCATTTATCTGGAGGATTTCAGGGTATACCTATGGAATCAGGATTTTTAGCAAGTTAGCTTGTGGTTTTCTCTTGGCTTATAATCATTTGGCTGGTCCTCTGGTCATAGATGCTAACTGTGCAACAGATGTCCAGGCCTGTACTTTGATCACTCTAGGATGGTAAAGTGCTATGCTCTCTTCTGTGgttatgaatatttattaaggTTGGAATgacattttgttgattgtttagaTCACAGCTCAAGTTCCTGTAGAAAACGAACTGTAAAACTATCTGAAGACCatgcaagaggcaaaataaaACTTGAAGTGAATGTGTGTGGTGGTGTACTGTGTAAACCTACTTCTTGTTTCTGCCTGGTACTTTTCTCCTGCCTTTCATGCCTCACCTGCAAGGAAGTACTCTCCACACCTATTTCAAGTTAGGGGCTGCACTTTCCCATTCCCATCTTCAGTAAAAAGACTTCCAGATTTTCCTCAAGGCAaggtaaaagacaaaagtagactAGCTCTTGGCCAAGCCACCCTTCCCACAGTTAGCCTGGGTGTGAGTTAAGGCAGCTAATTTGAATGAGCCCCCTCTGTCTAGTGGGATAAGGAACTCATTCAAATTAGCTGCCTTAAGAGTTCATCAAATTCTTTGGTCAAAAGGTGaatggtggggggtggtggaggggatggggagttgcCCTGCCAAAACTATGGGCCTGAGGAGTGTAAGGTGGAAGGATGTTTTTGGTTGATTGGGAATTAATAAACTCCACGATGTGTCTGCAAGTATGAGCATCCCCAAATCCGAAATGACATGCTTTGCTAACAAGCGCCAGCATTCAAGCAGCATCTAAAGCTCCATAAAGGTAGGCCTTCTGGACAGTAAACTTAAGGTCCTTAGAGCAGGAAGCATACAAGGAAGAGGACCGAGTGGTTCCTTGGTTCTAATAAAAAATACCCGGAGCTGAAAAGTTAAGAATCCTTGAGGGGCTCTCTTGGAGCAAAGGCAAATAAGCataattcttttgcttttataagaaaagcgctgccttgggctcaggtcacctGGATCGAGCCTTGCATGGACTCGCATTGGgtaccctgctcagcgggaagcctgcttctccctcttcactccccctgcttgtgttccctctctcgctgtctcttaccaatgtcaaatttttaaaaaatcttataaaccAAAAAACCCTACCCTGAATTTCGCACTAACAAGGAGAGTTGGGAAAGGTTTCCACTTTTCTATCTATTCTCCCTTTAATGAAAGCTTACCCTGTATTGGGGGAGTAGAGAcagaagaaggggagaggaagaaaatggaggCAGGAGCCACTCTGAGAGCCGTGGTCACGGAAATAAGCAAGGgtgttcacatttaaaaaattaaaaaaaaatccatgcttcTGTGATGTACCTCCCTATCCTTGTAGGACCAAACGACGGTTTGACCACAGGCCCGGCGGGCTGCCCTGGACCGGTTGCACCTCGGTCCGTCTCTCAAACGCCTGCGGTTCCTTTAATAGGCGGGGCCGGAACCAGCGGCGAGTCCCCCGCTTTGTACGTGTCGGGGGCGGAGTTCCCAGACAGCCCTTGCAGCATGGCCGCCGGCACCGCCGCCGCTCTAGCGTTCCTGAGTCAGGAGAGCCGAGCCCGGACTGGGGGTATCGGGGCTCTGCGGGTCCCGGCTCCGGTCACCATGGACAGTTTTTTTTTCGGTATTGAAGAAAGGAGGGGATGCAGGTGGTCCTGGGGCGGTCGGGGGCAGGGCTGAACAAGAATGCAAATGGATACACGACGTGGGTGGAAGCGAAGGGGGCCCCCCGCACGCGGCATCGCAAGCGGAAGGGGGCGATGCCACCCCCTGCTCCAAAAGTGCAGGGGTGGGCCCTGGGCCGAGCGTCCCAGGTGTTCTAGGCGCGTAAATGGCCGGTCTGACCATGGCTACTACACGTGACAGAGGTTTGGTGGAACGCCCCCCAcgcgcacacagacacactcacactATTACCTCTTCCAGGCTGTGAGCTCTCCGGCCACACCCGCTCTTTCACCTTCAAGGTAGAAGAAGAGGACGATGCGGAGCATGTGCTGGCTTTGACCATGGTGAGGGGCGGGGAATGGTTGTGAATAGCTGGGAGTCACTTTCTCTGCCTGGCCCCTACATGGGCGCTTCCCTGGTTAGGTGATACAGGGACCACTGGGGCGGGGCAAGTTTTAGGGTAGAAGCCTCCACTTGTGGTGCCAACCCTTGTTTGAGGAGACTCAGAGGCCCTGTATGctcttcccagctctgcctcaCTGAGGGGGCCAAAGATGAGTGTAATGTGGTAGAAGTCGTGGCCAGGAATCATGACCACCAAGAGATTGCAGTCCCTGTGGCCAACCTCAAGTTGTCCTGCCAACCCATGGTGAGTTTCCCTGCCAGGCCGGGTGGTGAAGTGGGGGATAGGGGTGAGGGTGAGGAATTGAGGTCTGGAGAACTGACTCATCATAAGATGGAGCAGGCCAGGCCttcatccttttcttcttccagctGAGTTTGGATGACTTCCAGCTCCAGCCACCTGTAACCTTCCGCCTGAAATCAGGTTCTGGCCCTGTGCGGATCACTGGGAGGCACCAGATTGGTGAGAGTCCTCTACTTTGCCTCTGGTGAATTCTCCATCAGGTCTCCCCCACTGCTCCACAGTCCTGCCCCATCCCAGCCTTATCACCCAGTGCAGCTCCCATACAGGCTATACCCTCCACTTTCTGTCCTACTCAAGCCTACCTCCTGCATGAAACCTGCACCAACTTCTCCACCCCCATTTATGTAGTCTTTTTTGGCTTTCTGTCATCTTAGTATCTGAGGTTCTTCCCCCCTAGATCATAAGCTCTGAGAGGTCAGGGTCCCTGCAAGTCTAGCATCACAGGGCATGAATAAATGATATGTGGTATGAAAAGGGTCTGGCTTTAACCTCCTCTTCCTTTACTGCTTAACGTTTCCACCAGTTACTATAAGCAATGACGTTTCTGAGGAAGAAGAGAGTGAGGAAGAAGGTAGTGAGGAGGAAGAAGCTGAGTTGTGCTCCATCCTGCCTGCCAAGAAGCAGGGGGGTAGGCCTTAGCCGCCTTGGTGAGTTGGGAGAAGGGTGCTGAGCAAGGACTGAGATGGGGTAGGACAAGCAGGTGAAGGCGTAGATGCTGACCCCTTGTTTGCTCTCTTCTGGTCGGCTAGCTGCCTGCTCCATGTGACATGCACCATGTTCCTGTACAAGTTTTAAGAAATCTAAATGTGGCTTCTCCATTGAAGAGGGTGGAGAGGTGGGGTCTTGGCTGgtgctgggggagagggtggTCCTATCCTTCATAGAGCCCTGGTGTTTTTCTAATCTTAGGCCCTACCTGGGCTTCTCTTTTCTCCAGGATTGGGAGGAACTCTGAACTTCTGTTCTCACCCTCTCTTCCCCCTTGCCTTTGGGATTGGACATCAGCCTCTGAAGCTCAGGACTAcacatttttaatactttttacatttttggatAAAGGTTCAAATAAAGTGATGTGGAGTTTTTTTGCAACTCATTTGTGTGGCTTCTTTACCTGCCGGTGTGGCATTCCCCTTGGGACCACCAGGTGGCACTGAGGCAGCATCAAGAGTGGCCCTGGGCCTGGGGAGGAAATGTGGGGTCCTGCTATCCCTAGGACCCCCCCGGGGCCAGGCCTGGGTCCCAACTGCCTTGCTAAAAGAGGACCTCCCAACACCAACCCCATTCCCAGTCCCTACAGGTGGGGGAGGGCCATCCCAGGAGGTTATCAGCATCCAAACAAGGGGCCTGGGCCTCTGTCAGCACTCAGGCTGATGGGCAGGGGGGCAGATAAGGGGACTTAAGCAGTCCGAGGAATGTGCATCCCTAGCTTCGCGAAGGGGCTCCGGCCCTGAGAGGGCCTGTGAGGGATAGGGCAGAGGCCACTGTTGGCTCCTCCTTCCAGTCTTACAGGCTGTCTCTGAGCCGGTCTGGGCCCTTAGAAACCTGATTCCGGGGGCCAGATGGAGGGGGCTGGCCAGATTGGGTGACAGGGAAACCAGAATCCGGGTGGCCTGGCAtatgggggcagagagaggcccCTGGGATTCAGCCTCCTGGCCTAAAGGGTTCCTGACCCCCCACACATCACCTGATCTGGGGGTCTCTGGTGCCTGTAATCAGGTGTTCTGAGGTTTGACTGCTGCTAtgccaggaagagaaaggaaactaCCTGGTGTGAGCATTAGTGTGTATGTGACCAGCTCTGGGGTCAGCAGTTCAGCAGCTGtgttgatgggggggggggggtatttcaGTGTCCCCcgtacaaacaaacaaataaacaaaaggttAACTCCTGAGACAGCCTGGGGCCAGACATGCTGAGGATGGACAGAGTACAGTGCCTGGTGGGGTGTGGGGTAGTGGGGCCAGGCCCACTCCCTCCCACACTGGCTGCTGGGCAAATGGGTGTGCAAGTGGGAGAGGTCCTTAGGTAACCCGAAGGGACTGGTATTGGGGCAGGTAAGGTAAACTTTGGGGAGTGTCCCACAACACGGAAAGGCATTCCCGCTTCACACTTCCCTGGAGTAGGCTCCCCCCTCCTGGTGGTGAGGAGTTCTaaccttccttttctctcaagATGAGGATAAAGGAaggtgatttctctctttgttgCAGTGATCCGGGGTCGCAggcccctttctcctctccaggaGGGGGATTTCCTGAACTGCCTCCATGCGGAGCCAGCGTGGTGGGCCAACCAGGCTCTAGACTATTCACTTTTCTGTGGCAGGGGTCCCGATGGAGGGGAGAATTGCAGCTGGCGCCCTCTGGTGGGCGAGGTTGAAACCGCCAGTGGCCGAGCGACTCCGCAAGCAGCGACCCCGTCTCGCCCGCGAGTGGCCCGGGCTGCCTAAGTTTAGGCAGAAAGCAAGGACTAAGTCACTGAGGCTGACTGCATTCGTTCTTTGATTGATTGATCgttgattcattcattcgctAGAAGAGCTCTTATAAGagcccttctcttcttcctctcaccTATAACCTCCAGAGTCCTCGGCACCTGCTTGGTTGGGGGCGCGAGAGACTGACTGAGTGCAGCAAAAAGTCATCTCTGGGGGAAGCCTTCCCAACCCAGCTGTCTAACCCCTGTCCGTGGCCCAGCTCGGCTATTTACCGCTGCGAAGCGATTGAGCGATCCCTGTAAGCCTTGTTTCCTGGGTGGTTCTCCCCGGGACCCAGGCAGGCGCCGAGCGCCCTCCTGCCCGCAGTGGGAGCCCAATCCACATTTTCCGCTTCTTCCTGGGCTTTCCCGGCCCGAAAGGGGGCCGGGCAGACAGAGCAGGgaattgctttttctctctctccgccccGCCTCTCCTCGTTGCTCCATCTGTCGGCTCCGCGCACAGTAGGAGCGCTGCCGATTCACTTTGGCCCCGAGCACTGAGGGATGACGGCGCACGCCGAGGTTTGCAGAGCACTGGAGGATGAGCAGGCCTGTATTTGCGGGGTGAGGGGAGACGTCTCCCAAGCAGAGGCCCGAAGTGCTTAACGTCGTCTTGGCGATTTGCATTTGAACAGTCGGTGGAGAGTCCGCGGCGCTTTGAACGCCGGGCGCAGGAGGCGCTCAGTGGAGGAGCGGCAGACCCGGCGGCCCCGCGCAGGCTGGTGTGGATTTGAGGGGCCCGGGGTGAGGGATGCGTTTGGAAAAAGGCTGAAGGTGTGTGTTTGGGTCCCGGCGAGGGCGTGTTTGCGGAGAGGGGCTGTTTGTGTTGGCGaggagtgtgtgtttgtgttttcaggaggcgagtgtgtgtgtgtgtgtgtgtgtgtgtgtgtatgtttgtgtttgcGGAGTGTGGGGGCGGCCGGGAAAGGTGGCCGGGCTGTCACTCAGCGATCAGGTTGACAGGCGCTCGCTCATCAGGGCCGGGGAGCTCTGATTGCAGATTCGAGGAAACAAAATAGCAATTGTAATTACGGGGCTTTGATAAGATAAAGGAAGAAGCGAGCTGGCTGGGAAGctagcaagggagggagggagagagtggccTGCTGGGGCCCCGACGGCATATTTGCATCTGTCACTCAGGGGGCAGGCCGAGCAGGACCCAGCGCCCTTTGTGAGGGTGTCCCCATCTCCTACCCCACTCCAAACCCCAACCCCAAAACATGGCCTTCTGGGGAGATGAGAACAATCTCCCATACTGATGAGGATTCATTTGGGGGGAAGCTCTCCAAATGTAAAGGAATTCTGCCCTATAGAAAGGCCCCTTGATAGAGGTTAAAGTGTAGTACTAAAACCTTGACCTCTCGCTTTTAGGTCCCAGGATGCCCATCTCTTCTGGTGAAGGGCACAGAGTGGATTAAGACCATTGAAGTTCAGCATGGGGATTTCAGAACCTTCTTGGAGCTCCAGAACCAGGGCTGGACTTTTTGAGTCAGATACTCTCTGGCCTCCATCCCCACTCCAGGGAAGGGCTGGCGCCCAGAGTGACTCTAGTTGTGGCTCCAAGACTATGCACACTAAGACTGCCCTGACTCCAGCCTGGGTCCAGCCCAATGCTGTTCTCATCAGACAGTTTCCAGAGGCCTGAGTCCCTGGTTGGGAAAAGGCCCTTCCCACCCtctgctctccatctctccactcactcattcactcatgcaCGCAAACATTTTCAGGGACCTACTATGTGCAGACATGTGTTTAAGATGGTGAGCATTCTGCCTGTTGGAAGCAGTACAGTGAAGAGGGTAGAGACCCAGGGAGTGGACTGCAGCCCTCTAACACAGAGGACGGTAAGAAAAAGGGCTGGTTTGGGCTGTGGGCACTGGAGCCCACCTCACCTGTCTCCCTTCTAATGGACTCACCACTTAGTGGGGTTGAAAGGAGACAGTGCAAATTCAGCCTTTAGCAAATATAAGTGCTAAATAAATAGTAGTACTTATAATTATTATCTGAAGGCATGTCTTCCTGGGGAAGCCACTCATGGGCTGAGGTCTAAATGCTCAGCCAGTTTCTTCATGATTCATTCATCAAGTGCCAACTGCAGAACAACCCAGCCCAGCTTGGTTGCAGCCATGAGCTGCAACTTCTGATCGAAAAGACATGGCCCTTGTCTGGAGATCTGTGTGTGCAAGAGCCAGAAGAGTGAACAGACTCCTGGAGGGAGGAACAGGTAGGctcagggagtctccttctttgAGGAGGGATGAGGTCTTGAGACAAGTCCTCTGACCCTGTTTTCCCACCTATGCACTGCTCAGTGTTAGCTTTATGGCTGGGAATGGGAAAGGTGAGGCATGGGGACAAGTGGggcacagagaaaggggaggTAATAGAACTTAATTGTACTGTTGGACAAGGACCTGCCTACTGCCCCTGGCCTAATGGCTTCCCAGGACCACCCCAACCCCTCCAGTCCAACCCTCAAGGACATGGGGTGCCAGTGGGACAGGGGAGGTcatgggcagaggaagcagctggGTAGGGCGCCAGGAGCTCTACCTGCTCCTCATGAAGGGTCAACCAACCTAAGCCCCTCCCAAAGAAGCACCATGGCTCAGGGGTTCCAGAAGCCCCTGGGGGAATGCACGGAGGGTCTGGGAAAGGCTTCGACACTACTTCCTTGGCGACCTCCCCATGCTTGACACAAAGCACCAGTGCACGTCTAGTCCAGTAGGTGTGTAAATGCCTCAGTGCACAAATAACGAGACTCTGAGAAGGAAAGGCTAGGCGGCCTGCAACTAAGTTTCTTCTCCAGGAGAAGCAGCTGACAGTAGTTCTTTTTGCCCCCTCCGCCTGCTGCTTTGGGAGGGCGGCAGCGACTGTGCGTCCTACCAGGGACCTCCAGACTCTCCGACATAGGTGCTCATGGTTCCTCTCAAGCTTCAGGTCAGTATCTGTGGGACGCAGGCAGCGGTGACGGTGATAATGGGGGAGGGGACATTTCTCGCTCTCTGGATCTTCTTGGAGACCGGGTGAGACAGGAGACGCCCGCAGGAAGGGTTACTCTTCAgataggtgggggtgggggtcgggtcCCCTTCGCAGACGCACGCACCGCTGAGCGCACAGCCATTCACTCCCGCGTCGGCGGCCACTTCCAGGGGACACGCGGGGCCGAAGCACACAGTAGGCGGCTCAGAGACACGCCGCCTCGCCTGAGCCAAAAGCGGACCCGGCCCCACGGTGGAGACCTGGCACCTTTGGACCCCGGCGCACTCGCGGTCCAGGAAGACCAAGCCCGAAGCGCCCCCCCATCCCCGCGGGTCCAGACCCCTAGAGCGCGCGAGGGGGTCAGCCCGGGGATGGGGGAGGCGCCCCCAccggccgccccccgcccctcccgcgGTCCCCAGACCCCTCCCCTATCCCAGACCCCCAATCCCAGACCCGccggccgccccgccccggcccgccccgcccccgccccgggctgcGTCCGGGCCCCAGCTCCCAGCCGGGGGCTGCGGGCTCCGGCCGCCCGCCCCGCGCTCCCCCCCTCGCTCCCGGTgcggcgccccccgcccccacccctccccctcccttcccacctacccacccaccctgccGGCCCGTTACCCTCCCGCCTGCTCCGGCTCCTGAGCAGCCAGCGGCCACCGGCTCCGGCAGCGGCGCAGAGTCACTCAGCacggcgcggcgcggcgcggcgaGCTCGACATTCCACGGGACCCGCGGAGCCGCGTCCGGACCGCCGCCCGCCTCCGGTGCTCCAGCCTTCCTCGGCCGCCGCCGCCCTCGGCTCGTCCCTCGCGGCCGCCCGCGGGCCGGCGTGATCCCGCCGGGGTTCTCGGTGCTCCCCGGGCCGCGCGCCATGGGCAGCCCCCGCTCGGCGCTGAGCTGCCTGTGAGTACGGCCGCCGCCCCCCGCGTCCCCGCCGGCCCCGCGCCGCCGCGCCCTCTCCGCTCACCCCGCGCCCTCTCTCTCCCGCCCGCTTTTGTCTCCCACAGGCTGTTGCACTTGCTGGTTCTCTGCCTCCAAGCCCAGGTAAGGCGCATTGCGCGGCGGCGGGGCCCGGGCGGGTCGGCGGGGGCCGCCAGTTGGCAAGGTCGGGCAGGGGCCCAAGGACCGACCCTGCGGCCAGCGCTGCAGGGCTGGGAGGAACCTTAGAAATCTAGCCCCGAACCTGCTAGGAGGGAGCCGGGGAACAGAGAGGGAGCGCCCTGCCTAAGGTAACACAGCTAGTGTGCAGCGAGGCTCGAACCCAAGGTTTCGGGCTCCAGCGCTGTCTCTCACACCTCCTAGCCAGGTTAGGGTGGATGGGGAACTCTACAGGCAGCCACACCTGGCTGCCGAGGAAGGCGGGGGAGCTGGGGCCAGGGAGCGTTCGTTGTCACAAGTCCCCGGGACGGCCGCAGGGACTCCCTTCGTGGCTCTCTGGGGAGACTTGTGGCGGGTCTGGCCGAAAGATCAGGTGCCTAGGCTCTCTGCGCTCTCAACATTTGCTCTGTAAATTTGTCTTTATAAATGTCAGCGGTTGGGTAGCGCTGCCTCCCTACTTAGAAGCGCCCTGCTTTTCTAGGAAGGCGTAGGGAGGGGGCGAGGGGCGGCCGCTCTGGGCAGAGAACTTGCTTCCCTGATCGGAGCTGGCGGGGAGTCCCAGGGTGTTTCCCAACAGGTAGGTCCATCCAGATCGGTCCAAGCTCATCCTTGCTAGGCTGGGTCTGCTCCACTTTCCTGGATTGGGTGCTGGGGCCTGAGCTGGCTTGTTGTGAGGGTACCTCCCCTCCAAGCTCTTGTAGGCTGCTTGGGGCAGTGGAGGCGTGTGCAGGGTGATGGGGGCCACTTGGGCCCCTGGGCAGAGTAGCATTATAATGGCGTGTTgtgtatttttcaatttcctAAAGGTAACTGTTCAGTCCTCACCTAATTTTACACAGCATGTGAGGGAGCAGAGCCTGGTGACGGATCAGCTCAGCCGCCGCCTCATCCGGACCTACCAGCTCTACAGCCGCACCAGCGGGAAGCACGTGCAAGTCCTGGCCAACAAGCGCATCAACGCCATGGCAGAAGACGGGGACCCCTTCGGTAAGGCAAGCTGCCCGGGGCAGGGTGAAGGTAGCTTGTAGAACACGCCCTCCTTCCCCCTGGCTGGCCTGCTGTGACTAGACCTGCCAGCCCCATCCGTGCTGGCCAGAGGCCTCTCTGGGCTCCCCAGCTCAGAAGGGAAGGAGTTAAGGCAAAAAAGCATTTTTGGGGTCAGCTGGAGAAAAGAGGCTTAGGGAAGGGACCTTGGGGAGTACTTGGCCCACAGGTGCCCCTTCTCTACCCAGCAGATGAATGAAGCCAGGCATCTCCTTTTCTACCTCCCCCATTcacacacccctccccagctGCAGGTGGAGACAGAGGGTTCTGCGGGAGGGGCCCCAGGTTTAAGGGAAGCTCTTGAAAGAGGATATGTCGCCAGGGTCCACAAAAGGAGAGTTGGGAAAGAGACGGGAGAAAAATCCCCCCAGCTCTTCCAGCTTGGACAGGGGGTGCCATGAACCTTTACATATTTTGAAGGGCCAATTGTACATAGGCACTAGGCTTGGGAAGGggccctctctccacccccactgACCCGGGAACCCAGGTAGTGGTCAGAGCCAGGCTCCT encodes the following:
- the NPM3 gene encoding nucleoplasmin-3, giving the protein MAAGTAAALAFLSQESRARTGGIGALRVPAPVTMDSFFFGCELSGHTRSFTFKVEEEDDAEHVLALTMLCLTEGAKDECNVVEVVARNHDHQEIAVPVANLKLSCQPMLSLDDFQLQPPVTFRLKSGSGPVRITGRHQIVTISNDVSEEEESEEEGSEEEEAELCSILPAKKQGGRP